The genomic DNA CGGCTACGCGCTGCAGATCTTTCTTGTAGGCGCCCGGGTCGCCGCGATACACCTGACCTTCGGCCAGGATCACCGCCTTGCCACCAAAGCCACCGACTTTTTCCAGGCCGCGCACGAAGCCCGCGCGTCCGGCCACCTTGGCGCGATCGAGTTCATCCTGGGTCGGACCTTCGGCGAGGAACTGCTTGAGCACCTCGTCGATCACCGCTTCGACCTTGGCCGGATCCACGCCCTGCTTCACGTCGGCCTGGATCTGGAACTGACTGCCCAGCGCAAACGCCGACACGTCCGCGGAAACACTGTCGACCAGCTTGTCCTGATAGACCAGGCGCTGGTACAGACGCGAGGTCTTGCCGCCACCCAAGGCGGCTGCGGCCAGATCGAGCTGGATCGCATCGTCCGTACCGAGCTGCGGCACTACCCAGGTGCGATAGATGCGCGGCTGCGCGACATGATCGTGCTGAATGCCATGCGTGCTCTTTTCCAGCGGCGTGATCCACGCCTGCTGACGCGGCACCGGCGGGCCAGCCGGAATATCGCCGAAATACTTCTCGGCCTTTTCCTTCGCCTGCGCCACCGTAATGTCGCCGGCCAGCACCAGGGTGGTATTGGCCGCGCCATAGTAATCGTGGAACCACTGCTTCACGTCACCGAGTGAGGCAGCGTTCAAATCATCCATCGAGCCGATCGTATCGTGGTGATACGGATGGTTGGCCGGATAGGTGTTGTAGAGAATGTTCTGATCGACACGGCCATACGGGCGGTTTTCGCCCTGGCGCTTTTCGTTCTGTACGACGCCGCGCTGCGTATCGAGCTCTTTCTGGCCGATCGCACCGAGCAGATGGCCCATGCGGTCGGACTCCATCCACAAGGCCATGTCCAGCGCCGTGGTCGGCACCGTCTCGAAATAATTGGTGCGGTCGAACCAGGTGGTGCCGTTCTGGTCGGTGGCACCGGCCAGCTCGAACGGCTGGAAGTAGGTGCCCTTGTGGTTTTCCGAGCCTGAGAACATCAGGTGCTCGAACAAATGCGCAAAACCGGTCTTGCCCTTGGGCTCGTCGCCCGAACCGACGTGATACCACACGCTCACTGCCACCACCGGCGCCTTGTGGTCTTCATGCACCACGACGGTCAGGCCATTGGGCAGGGTGAAACGGGTAAACGCGATATCGGGAATGGCCTGGCCGGCCGGGGCGGCTTGCAGCGGCGGCATCGCGCCCACGCCCAGCACCATCATTGCTCCCGCAGCCAGCAGGGCGAAAGGTCTTGCCATGACGAACCTCCTTTTCACTGAAGTGATTCCGTCGAGGCTAGTGGCGGGCCTGACGCCGTGCAAATGACCAATGGCAGGGTTGTCCGCCGCACGCTTTGAGTGTCCGCGCGGTTGTCCGGGCAAGACCGTCCGCTGTCCGCGGACAACTTGGGCGCAACCAGGTGACGCAGAAATAGTCCATTTAATCAACGATATAACTTCAATTTTCGGCTTGGCACGGCACTTGCCATATACCTCGTGCAAGACCTCATAACTTCAGCGAAGGAAGCAATGCCATGAAATTCGAAGCCTTGATGATGCGTAGCCTGTTCGTCGCTTGCATGCTGGTATGTGCCCTGGTGATGGGCGCGATGGTCAACGCCTCGCCCGACGCCGTGCGCCTGGCCGCCAATGGCAGCAACAAGCTGATCGCCCCGGCGGTGTGTGCCGTACACGATGGCGTGATTTGCCCGCTTGCCAGCAACGGCTGAGAAACTCAGCCGTTCGCGCGGCCGATGACCGATAATGGCCGCATGCTGCATGTCATTCTTTTCCGCCCTGAGATTCCACCCAACACCGGCAATGTGATTCGGCTGTGCGCCAACACCGGCGCCGCACTGCATCTGATCCGCCCGCTGGGCTTCGAACTCGATGATGCCCGCCTCAAGCGCGCCGGCCTGGACTATCACGAGTACGCGCAGCTGGCGGTGCACGACGACCTCGCCAGCTGCCTGCAAGCGATAGGCTCGCCCAGAGTGTTCGCCTTCTCCACGCGCGGCCGGGTTGCGCACGTCGAGGCAAACTATGCCGACGGCGATGCCTTCCTGTTCGGCTGTGAAACTGCCGGCCTGCCCGCCGACGTACTGGATGCAATCCCCGCCGAGCAACGCTTGCGCCTGCCGATGCGCCCCGATAGCCGCAGCCTCAATCTTTCCAATACCGTCGCTGTAGCGGTGTATGAGGCATGGCGCCAACTGGGGTTTGCCGGCGCAGGCTAAAGGCTCCCCTCGCCGCTACAATGGTCAAATGACCGATACCGCCCCACGCCCCTTGCTGCCGCGACCGCTGCGCGTACTCGCCGGCCGCGCGCTCGAAACGGCGCTCAACCACAGCTTGTCGCTCGATCCGGACAGCATGCAGCGACTGGCCGCGCTCGACGGCCGCAGCGTGCAGATCCATCTACGCGGCCCCGAACTGGCCATGACCGTCACCGTCGAGGGCGACCGCCTCAAGGTCGGGCCGGCGCGCGAAGACAGCCAGCTACGCGTGGCTGCGTCGCCCGGCAGCCTGCTTGCGATGGCATTGCGCCGCGGTGAAGACGGTATCGCACCGGGCAAGGTGGACATCGCCGGCGATGCCGATCTGGCGCGTCGACTGGAGAAACTCGCCAGCCAGTTCGCACCCGATTTCGAAGAAGCCTTCGCGCGTACTTTCGGCGACGTGCTCGGCGTGCCGCTGGCCAAGGCCGTCCGCAAGGGGTTGAGCCACGCGCGCATCAGCGCCAAACACCTCACCGAAGATGGCGCCGACTGGCTGCGTGACGAAACGCGCCTGGCCGTAGCGCCGGGTGAGGCGGAAGGTTTTCTCGACGGCGTCGATCTATTGCGCGAACGCAGCGAACGCCTGGAATCGCGGCTTGCACGCCTGGAACAAAAATTGAAAGGAACGCGCGCGTGACGCCTCTGAAAGTCGTACCGGGGCTGCTGCGCGTCGCCTCCGTGCTCTTGGCCTATCGACTGGACGAACTGGTCGACGCGGCACACCTGTTCCGCCCGCTGAAACTGCTACGACCCTTCGTCGGACGTCCACGTGTCGACGTGTCCAAGCTCCCGCGCGGCGAACGTTTGCGCCTGGCCATGACCGAGCTGGGCCCGATCTTCGTCAAGGCCGGCCAGGTATTGTCGACACGGCGCGATCTCGTTCCGGCCGACATCGCCGACGAACTGGCGCTGCTGCAGGACCAGGTACCGCCCTTCCCGGGCGGCGAAGCGCGCGCCATCGTCGAGCGCGAGCTGAAAGCTTCGGTCACGACGTTGTACAGCAGCTTCGACGAAACCGCACTGGCATCCGCGTCGATCGCGCAGGTGCACGCGGCGACCTTGCATGACGGTCGCGCGGTGGTGGTCAAGGTGCTGCGTCCCGGCATCGAGAAGAAAATCGCCCGTGACATCTCGTTGCTGCATTCGCTGGGCGAGCTGGCGCAGCGCTGGCACCCCAATGCGGACAAGATTCGCCCGCTCGACGTGGTCGCCGAAGTCGAAAAAATGCTGGCAAACGAGCTGGACCTGCAGCGCGAAGGCGCCAGCGCGAGCCTGCTGCGACGCAATTTTCAGAGCGGCGTGGACCTTTACGTCCCCGAGGTGCACTGGGATCTGACGACCTCCGGCGTATTGACGCTGGAGCGCGTGTACGGCGTCAGCGCGGACGACGTTGCCGCCATCGAAGCGGCCGGCATCGACCGTAAGGCACTCGCGGCCAAGGGCGTGCGCGTGTTTTACGAGCAGGTCTTCCGGGATAATTTTTTCCACGCCGATGCGCATCCCGGCAATATCTGGGTCGACGTGCAGCGCGTCGACGAGCCGCGCTTTATCGCGCTGGATTTCGGCATCATGGGTTCGTTGCCCGAAGCCGATCAGTATTGGCTGGCACAGAACTTCATTGCACTGTTCGAGCGCGATTACGCGCGTATCGCGCAGTTGCACGTCGATGCTGGCTGGATGCCCACCAGCGTGCGCCTGGACGAACTGGAAGCAGCTGTGCGCACGGTATGCGAGCCCTATTTCACCCGCCCGCTGTCGCAGATCTCGCTGGCCGAACTGGTCGTCAAATTGTTCCAGACCGCGCGCCGCTTCGAGCTCACCTTGCAGCCGCAGCTGATCCTGCTGCAAAAGACCCTGCTCAATATCGAAGGCGTCGGCCGCACGCTCGACCCGGATATCGATATCTGGTCCGTAGCGCATCCAGTGCTCAAGCGCATCCTGCGCCAGCGCTACAGCCCGTTGCGCACCTTACGCGATGTGCGCAAGCGCCTGCCCGAGTGGTTCCATGCCGCACCGCAATTCCCGGAGCTGATTCGCGATGCGCTGCGTCAGGTGGCGCGCGGTGATCAACAGCAGCGCGTCGATCCGCTGATGCTGACGCAGCAGGAGTTCGCTGCACGGATGCAGCGACGCACCGTGGCAAGCGCCATGCTCGGCGGCAGCCTGCTGATCGTTGCCTCGCTGCTTGCGCTTGGGGTTGGCGTCTATGGCATCTGGCCCGCCATCATCACCGGCATCGCTGGCATCGCCGCATTCATCGCAAGCTGGCCCCGCAAACAGCGATAACCTCTCGTCCCGTCGTCCCGGCGCAGGCCGGGACCCATTCCTCTGCCCTCGCTTGTCAGATAACTTTTGGCAAGCGGCCACATTGAGGAATGGATTCCGGCCTGCGCCGGAATGACGCATAGGAGATGAATTCTGAACCTTGCGCCTTACCACTCACTCCTCACTCCTCTTCACTCACAACTAAGACGCCCTTGCTCCAGATTCTCCACCAGGACGACGCCATCATCGCGGTCAACAAGCCCGCGGGCATGGCCGTGCATCGTTCGAAAATGGTCGGCAATGCCGATGTCTTTCTGATCGACGAACTGCGCGAGCAAGTCGGTGGCACGGTCTACCTGGCCCATCGCCTCGATCGCGCCACCAGCGGCGTGCTGCTGATTGCGCGCAGCAGCGAGGTCGCAGCCGCCCTAGGCGAGCAGTTCATGGGCCGCGATGTGCACAAGCAGTACCTGACCGTGGTCCGCGGCTGGCCCGAGCCCGAGCAAGGTATCGTCGACTATCCCCTGCCCGGCTCGCGCGACACCGGCCCGCGCCGCGATGCGCGCACGCGCTACCAGCGGCTGGCGACCACCGAGCAGGCCATCGCGCTTGGCCGCTATCCGCAGCAGCGCTACGCCCTGTTGCTGGCCGAGCCCGAGACCGGCCGCTTCCGGCAGATCCGCAAGCATCTGGCGCATATCCACCACCCGGTGATCGGCGACTGCCAGCACGGGCGCAGCGACCATAATCGCCTTTACAAGCAATATTTCAGCTGCCACCGGATGCTGCTGCACGCTTGGCGGTTGAGCTTTCGCCACCCCGTCAGCGGCGAGGCGATGCGGATCGACGCACCGCTGGATGCCGCCTTCGAGGGGCTGCTCGCGCGCTTCGGATGGGTTTTGCCAGCCTTAGGCTAAACTGCGCGTCATGCTTACCGTCAGCCGTTCCATCGTGCTGCCCGAAGCGGAGCTGGTCGAGCGCTTTTTGCGCGCCGACGGCCCCGGCGGCCAACACGTCAATCGCACGGAGAGCGCGGTGGAACTGCGCTTCGATGTGCAATCGTCCCCTTCGTTGCCCGACGAGGTCCGAGAGCGTCTGCTCGCACGCAACGATCGTCGCCTGACCTCCGAGGGTGTGCTGGTGATCCAGGCGCGCCGATTCCGCGACCAGGCCCGCAACCGCGACGATGCGCGCGAACGCCTGGTCGAAATCATTCGCGGCGTGCTGGTGCCGCCAAAAAAGCGCATTGCCACCAAGCCTAGCCGCGCCGCCAAGGAACGTCGCCTTGTCGGCAAACAGCAGCGCGGCAAGATCAAACAAACGCGTTCGCGCGATTGGAGTCGCGAATGAGTTCGTTGAACCTGCCCAAGCTGCCGCCGAACGCACCGCCGGTCAACAGCCGTTTCTGGCCGGCGGTAGCGCGCGGCATCTTGCGCCTTTCCGGCTGGCGACTGCACGGCGAACTGCCGGACCTGCCCAAGCTGATCGTCATCGGCGCGCCGCATTCGTCGTACTGGGATGGCTTCTGGGGCCTGGTGATGAAGATCGCCGCCGGCGTGAACATCGGCATCATGATCAAGCGCGAAGTCGTCGAAGGCCCGCTTGGCGTGATTCTCCGCCCGATCGGCATGATCCCGATCAACCGTGGCGCCGCCACCGACGTGGTCGGACAGATGGTCGAGCGCTTCGCCGCGCATGAAAAGATGTGGCTGGGCATTACGCCCGAGGGTACGCGCAAGCCGGTGAAGCGCTGGAAGAGCGGATTCATGCGCATCGCTCAGGATGCCCAGGTGCCCATCCTGCCGTTGTTCATCGACTATCCGAGCAAGAGCTTCACGCTCGGCACGCCGTTCTACACCACCGGCGACGCCGACGCCGATATGGCCGCGATCCAGGCGCAGTTCGCGCCCTACAAGGGCAAGTACCGCACGGCAGCTTTGGTGAAATAAACGGCCCTCCGCCTATCGTTCTGAATGCCCCGATTCATCGTAGTCGCGATGCGTCAGCAGACCGGGCCGGATGAGATCGATAAACGCACGCGCTTCGCCGCTCAGGTATTTGCCTTTGCGCATCACGACGCCATAGCTGCGCTGCGGAAAGTATTCGCGCATGTTGCGCACGGCTAGGCGGCTGCGATCGGCATCGGTGATGCAGATGCCGGTCACGATGGAAATGCCCAGGCCCATCGCGACGTATTCCTTGATCACTTCCCAACCGCCGACTTCGATGGCGACGTGGTACGGCACCTGCCGTTGCTGGAACACCAGATCGACCAGCCGATAGGTGGAAAGCCGCTGCGGCGGCAGGATCAGGCCGAACGGCGAGAGATCCTCCACGGTCACCCGCGACTTTTGCGCGAGCGGATGATCCAGCGGCGTAATCAGCATGGGGTCGTAGTGGTAGACCGGCGCCCAAGCGATATCGTGCGGTACATCGAGCATCGAGCCCACGGCAAAATCCGCTTCGTCAGCGCGCAGTAAAGCCATGCCGTCCTTGCCCGTGACGTTGGCCAGCTGCAGCTGCACGCCGGGGAACTGCTCCCGATAACGACGTACCCATTCCGGCAACAGGTATTGGATGGTCGAGCTGCCGGCGGCAATCGTAAGGCGCCCGGCGCCCAGGCCTTTGACCTTGGCCTGGAATTCCCGATCGAGATTCTCCCAGCCCTCGACCAGCGGGCGCGCCAGCTCGTAGAGCGCCTCACCGGCATCAGTCAGGTTGATACGACGACGGCTGCGTTCGAGTAGACGCGTGCCCAATTCGCGTTCCAGCGCCTGAAGTTGGAGGCTCACCGTGGGTTGAGACAGATAGAGCGCCTCCGCCGCGCGGGTCAGGGTGCCGAGCTTTACGGTGTAGACAAAGGCCCGCAGCTGCTTCTGCCGGTTGCCCTTGTAGTAGTACCGACCCGAGTCCTCGCTCTCGCGCGACGCGGCCTTTTCCGACCGCGGTAACCGTTTTGTAGCCTTGTTCAGCTTTTTTCGGACTGATTTCATGGATTAAATTCAGCCACTTGCAAGATACATTAAGAATCATAATAGCAAAAATTGAAACATTTGCTTTGTCAAAGCATGAGCGACTGACCTAGCTTGGGCCGCAACAGCAACCCAAGCGTGGAGACAGCTCATGGCAGTACCGAAGGAGCGCGTAGTGATCGAGGCGGCCCAGGTGGTGGGTCATATCCGGCCCGAACACGAGGCGATACTGACCCCGGCCGCCCTGGCCTTTCTGAGCCTGCTGCACCGCCGCTTCGATGCGCGCCGCCAGTACCTGCTGGCGCAGCGTCGCGAGCGTCAGGCGCGCTACGACGCGGGCCAGCTGCCGGATTTTCGCGACGACACCCGCACGATCCGTGAATCGAGCTGGCGCGTCGCCGCGATTCCGGCCGCGTTGCGCGACCGCCGGGTCGAAATCACCGGTCCGGTCGAGCGCAAGATGATCATCAATGCGCTCAACTCTGGCGCCAAGGTGTTCATGGCCGACTTCGAAGACTCGTCGGCACCGACCCTCGCCAACCAGCTCGATGGCCAGATCAACCTGCGCGACGCCGTTCGCAGCTCGATCGAGTTCACCTCACCCGACGGCAAGCTTTACCGCCTCAACGACAATCCCGCCGTCCTGATCGTGCGCCCGCGTGGCTGGCATCTGCCCGA from Dyella sp. GSA-30 includes the following:
- the trmL gene encoding tRNA (uridine(34)/cytosine(34)/5-carboxymethylaminomethyluridine(34)-2'-O)-methyltransferase TrmL — translated: MLHVILFRPEIPPNTGNVIRLCANTGAALHLIRPLGFELDDARLKRAGLDYHEYAQLAVHDDLASCLQAIGSPRVFAFSTRGRVAHVEANYADGDAFLFGCETAGLPADVLDAIPAEQRLRLPMRPDSRSLNLSNTVAVAVYEAWRQLGFAGAG
- a CDS encoding SCP2 sterol-binding domain-containing protein translates to MTDTAPRPLLPRPLRVLAGRALETALNHSLSLDPDSMQRLAALDGRSVQIHLRGPELAMTVTVEGDRLKVGPAREDSQLRVAASPGSLLAMALRRGEDGIAPGKVDIAGDADLARRLEKLASQFAPDFEEAFARTFGDVLGVPLAKAVRKGLSHARISAKHLTEDGADWLRDETRLAVAPGEAEGFLDGVDLLRERSERLESRLARLEQKLKGTRA
- the ubiB gene encoding ubiquinone biosynthesis regulatory protein kinase UbiB, whose protein sequence is MTPLKVVPGLLRVASVLLAYRLDELVDAAHLFRPLKLLRPFVGRPRVDVSKLPRGERLRLAMTELGPIFVKAGQVLSTRRDLVPADIADELALLQDQVPPFPGGEARAIVERELKASVTTLYSSFDETALASASIAQVHAATLHDGRAVVVKVLRPGIEKKIARDISLLHSLGELAQRWHPNADKIRPLDVVAEVEKMLANELDLQREGASASLLRRNFQSGVDLYVPEVHWDLTTSGVLTLERVYGVSADDVAAIEAAGIDRKALAAKGVRVFYEQVFRDNFFHADAHPGNIWVDVQRVDEPRFIALDFGIMGSLPEADQYWLAQNFIALFERDYARIAQLHVDAGWMPTSVRLDELEAAVRTVCEPYFTRPLSQISLAELVVKLFQTARRFELTLQPQLILLQKTLLNIEGVGRTLDPDIDIWSVAHPVLKRILRQRYSPLRTLRDVRKRLPEWFHAAPQFPELIRDALRQVARGDQQQRVDPLMLTQQEFAARMQRRTVASAMLGGSLLIVASLLALGVGVYGIWPAIITGIAGIAAFIASWPRKQR
- a CDS encoding pseudouridine synthase codes for the protein MLQILHQDDAIIAVNKPAGMAVHRSKMVGNADVFLIDELREQVGGTVYLAHRLDRATSGVLLIARSSEVAAALGEQFMGRDVHKQYLTVVRGWPEPEQGIVDYPLPGSRDTGPRRDARTRYQRLATTEQAIALGRYPQQRYALLLAEPETGRFRQIRKHLAHIHHPVIGDCQHGRSDHNRLYKQYFSCHRMLLHAWRLSFRHPVSGEAMRIDAPLDAAFEGLLARFGWVLPALG
- the arfB gene encoding alternative ribosome rescue aminoacyl-tRNA hydrolase ArfB, which gives rise to MLTVSRSIVLPEAELVERFLRADGPGGQHVNRTESAVELRFDVQSSPSLPDEVRERLLARNDRRLTSEGVLVIQARRFRDQARNRDDARERLVEIIRGVLVPPKKRIATKPSRAAKERRLVGKQQRGKIKQTRSRDWSRE
- a CDS encoding 1-acyl-sn-glycerol-3-phosphate acyltransferase, whose translation is MSSLNLPKLPPNAPPVNSRFWPAVARGILRLSGWRLHGELPDLPKLIVIGAPHSSYWDGFWGLVMKIAAGVNIGIMIKREVVEGPLGVILRPIGMIPINRGAATDVVGQMVERFAAHEKMWLGITPEGTRKPVKRWKSGFMRIAQDAQVPILPLFIDYPSKSFTLGTPFYTTGDADADMAAIQAQFAPYKGKYRTAALVK
- a CDS encoding LysR family transcriptional regulator, yielding MKSVRKKLNKATKRLPRSEKAASRESEDSGRYYYKGNRQKQLRAFVYTVKLGTLTRAAEALYLSQPTVSLQLQALERELGTRLLERSRRRINLTDAGEALYELARPLVEGWENLDREFQAKVKGLGAGRLTIAAGSSTIQYLLPEWVRRYREQFPGVQLQLANVTGKDGMALLRADEADFAVGSMLDVPHDIAWAPVYHYDPMLITPLDHPLAQKSRVTVEDLSPFGLILPPQRLSTYRLVDLVFQQRQVPYHVAIEVGGWEVIKEYVAMGLGISIVTGICITDADRSRLAVRNMREYFPQRSYGVVMRKGKYLSGEARAFIDLIRPGLLTHRDYDESGHSER